A single Oncorhynchus tshawytscha isolate Ot180627B linkage group LG01, Otsh_v2.0, whole genome shotgun sequence DNA region contains:
- the LOC112253233 gene encoding transmembrane protein 100-like, which produces MGCSSGRQPPALVLQPDLDCGSSIPPESPHRGDLVQPPESLSTLERLAQATGGTEKSWYRCVFPFGVISLVIGVAGTGVTFMYNTPDLHQTKVVSMVLLVVGMVMLLMAAVCWRDHRLKRRKKKEGGFFCSEQGTL; this is translated from the coding sequence ATGGGCTGCTCCTCGGGACGCCAACCCCCGGCCCTGGTGCTTCAACCAGACCTGGACTGTGGCAGCAGCATACCTCCGGAGTCTCCCCATAGAGGGGACCTGGTCCAACCCCCAGAGTCTCTCTCCACACTAGAACGACTAGCCCAGGCCACTGGCGGCACGGAGAAGTCTTGGTACCGCTGTGTGTTCCCATTTGGGGTGATCTCCCTGGTGATTGGTGTGGCGGGGACAGGGGTCACCTTCATGTATAACACGCCAGACCTGCACCAGACCAAAGTGGTGTCCATGGTGTTGCTGGTGGTTGGGATGGTCATGCTGTTGATGGCGGCAGTCTGCTGGAGGGACCACAGGCTgaagagaaggaagaagaaggagggagggttcTTCTGCTCTGAACAGGGCACCTTGTGA